The following is a genomic window from Antechinus flavipes isolate AdamAnt ecotype Samford, QLD, Australia chromosome 3, AdamAnt_v2, whole genome shotgun sequence.
CATCACTCTCTAGTTGAAGTTCCAACTGAGGAAGATTAGGTTACTTTCATGTGGTAAAGCACCAGATACTGCTTCTATTCCAGCTAAGATTTACAAGGTGGGGGGTTGTTCATACCAAAGATGATTGAAACTTTTCAGCTTACATGACAAGAGAAGGTTATGTCCTAGGATGCCtcattgttatgggccagaccTCTGagtttgaaacaaaggatttttacaaggtattaagtcagtggaattgatagaaacaatagtaatctaatttagcatggttcagtatgattgatttaatcctacaaggagatgttatggccagaacttgaaacaaggtactaagtagaattgcagagacaatggttaaatctagtttagcactgatttaatcctacaacaaataatggtttcctagtgatataatgattggcgtgttctcagtgtggggcatataagcaagaagctctcagggccagaaggacaagtgcactagaagctcacAGAGCCTCAGCTAGGATTCAGTcagagagattcagaagccagagaaggcaggcgggagctcaagctcttggaactaaagccagactgaaaggctctccagaaagctgcccagccccaggaaggagataataaaggatctggactataagaaagcttaCCAGGCCACAAGAAAGGAGacagacttggaaagagaaaataaaggatttggactttaatccctggcttcacttgtgattactgaactgaaaggaagactgcccccagagactccaagaaaacctcaagagaacattacattttagagaagaatattacacctCATAGATTGTCCGGTGACAatcatgggggagggggtgtcacTGCTGAAAATATTTCTGCCAGAGTActccttaataggctgatcctACACCTGGAAAAGGGGCAACTAGGTAAGATATTGAAAGACATCTAGGCCTGGAGCTGAAGACTTctctttctgggttcaaatccaaactcagacactttctagttgtgtgaccctgagcaagtcatttcactctgtctcagtttcttcacctgtgaagggagctggagaagaaaatagcaaaccattctagtatctttcacaaaaaaatcccaaatgggatcataatgagtcaaacacaactgaaatgactcaacaacaaggGAATGGAGAGACTGGAATATGATGtgccaaaaggcaaaagatttcAAACAAAAATAACCTAGGTAGCAGTAAACTGGCAAAAAAGCTGGTAAAGCTGATTATAATTTTACAGGGCAAAAATGTAAGCttaaagaggcaaaaaagttttgagcattcctgatgaaaagactagggCTGAATAGAAAATTGAACCTTCAAATACATGACTCAAGAGAAGtgttaaaaaaagataaacaagaaagagaaagcataagGGATTCCAGAAGATTAAACTGTTCATATTCCTATATATATGCAACCCCTAAGAACTTTAACATAATTAGGACAATTAGAAGCTATGTTCatagatataaatttattaaGTTGGAATGgtgtaaaaaaaagaatgaaagagtaagaaagagaaatttagtaggagaaggggaaaggaaaaaaagaatagggaaaTTATCTCAATAAAAGAGGCATGCAAGAAAGAGATTCTACAATGGAGgggaaatgcaggaggccaggAGTATCACTTGAACCTCACTTCTATCTGAACTGACTCAAAGATGGaacaacagagagagacagagagagagagaaaggaagagagagagagagagagagagagagagagagagagagagaaagaaagagagagagagtttagaaattcattttatgaggcagctaggtgggcagtgcatagagcaccagccatggtGTCATgacacacttaacacttactagctgtgtgactgagcaaattacttaatcctgattgcctcacaaaaataaataaataaaagaaattcatctTACTCAACagagaaataggaggggaaagtagCTTAGTAGATCCAGAATTCCACtacaaagcagcaatcatcaaaacaatctcatattagaaaagaaatagaatttttcattaatGTATCAGGcacaaaatatttcaaatgattcCAGCACCTAATGTGACCAACTAACAGATCCAATCTATTAGAATAGGAGCTCTCTATTAAACATACAcccctgggaaaattggaaagcagtctggTGGAAATGAGGTATAGACCAAATCTCATTGCAAATAACAAGATAAGCTCAAAACAGAGACATGATTTAGATGCAAAAGATGATATCATAGTCATATTAGCGGAACATGGAAAAGATGACTTGTCAAATCTATAAATAAGGGAAGCATCTAtggaagagatagagaggatGACATGAggcaaaatggatatttttgattatatgaaatgaaaaaagctttccacaaacaaaaccaatgaagacaacattgaagggaaagaaacagaaaaaaaatacattatatttttctcatttcccaaatatataggtcactgagccaaatttataaaaatgagacatttttcaGTCAATAAAtgatcagaggatatgaacaggcagttttcagaagaagaaatcaaagcttttaatagtcatatgaaagaattttttttcactaacaattagagaaatacacattaaaacaactctgatatactAACTCGTACTCATTATATTGGctaatatgagagaaaagaaaaaaaggcaaaagttgaagaggatgtggaaaaatagggagcTATGAAGTGGTCTaggcattctggagaacaatttgaaacaatgcccagaaggctataaaactgtatactctttgattcagctaGTTACcagttctatatcccaaagagatcaaaaaaaaaaaaaaaaaaaaaaaaaaggaaaaagtcctataaatataaaactatttgtagcaattcttttagTGGGGGCAAAAAtgttagaaattgagggaatacccatcagttagggaatggctgaacaaattgtggtatatgattatgatggaatactattgtgaaataagaaatgaaaaagtgagagttcagaaaagcctggaaagactgacatgaattaatgcaaagcaaagtgagcagaacaaggagaactttgtacacagtaacaacataTAGTAAGCATGATGAAtcatgaaagatttagctaccCTGATCAAAACAAGGATCCAAGAATATTCCAAAGGTCTCATGAcgaaaaaatatccattttcagagaaaaactgatgaattctgagtgtgGTTTGAAGCgttttgttcactttatttttttcttttttgatttttttttggaaatatattttgcatgacatCATATGCATAATGGTTATTATATCTCTTTCCTTCTAAATGAATAAgggaattgaaagaattcaggatcaaaaataaaaattttaattaaaaaatgaaaaagaaaagtaaaataaaaagaatgatgcAAATGCAGAAGAAGCTCACCAATcaacttaactttttaaaaaagacaggCAACAAGAGAATTGGATGAATGCTAGTATACTAACATTATGGGAAGATGTGATCAGGAATGTACAAACTTGGAAGGAACTAAAAGCGGGGAGGGAATCTAAGGATGATAAAAAGGATTTTTGAACAATAATGccaggggagagagaagaggcagGAAAAGATACAGGGCCGTTGCTtggagaaaatgggggaaaagataatgtgcTGCAAAGAGAAGGCAGATTCTCATCTATTTTCTCTGTCAAGGGGAATGAATACTGGAGAGAAAAGAATGTAGTGAAAGTGACAAAGGGACTAAGCATCTCAGAATTTCAATTTGGGGGTTTAATTGGGGTTTTGCTGGACTAGATATATTCCTTAAAaagatttagggtttttttttctcattgggagggagacaaaataaatactaaaataaaataaaagattttagaacAGAGAACAGGCTCCATAAAATGGAGGggtactaattttttaaaagtagaatttttaGCCTGTTATCCTGGAAATCTCTCCTTCTCCTAAATGCCTGTTTTAAGGAATAATCAGACCCATTCACCAGATCATCTccttttcatcttatttctttGAAGAAAGGGCACTGTACGATGTGGGGTCAAATCCAACTCTGCCACACTATCTATGACATTTGACTCATCATGCAGCTTAAGCaatgaaaaagaagggagggataagggaaagaaataagaacttactaagtacttactatgttcaaggcactCTGCCAAGGACTTCACAGATATGAtcccatttaataataataattagtatttacaCAGTATTTATTACTTGCTATTGGCATaatactaagcattttacagcTATGAccctatttaataataataatagcaataatagttaACCTTAAATATCActtactatatactaggcacAGTACTAAACACTTTACAGATATATAGAAtcccatttaataataataataacaatatcaagAATAGCTGATGTTTATATATCAGTACAGTGTTAAACACTTTACAGCTATGACACCattcaattataataataacagataATCTTAAACAtcatttactatatgctaggcactgtgctaagtactttacagataGTTCCCCatttaataacaatgatgatgatagttaacatttatacatCACTTATTATGTGCTTGACATCGAACCAAGAACTTTACAGATATGATTCCACTTAATTATAACAACAAATAGCCTTTAGATAGTGCCCTGTAAgttaggtgctattgttattctcattttacaagtgaagaaactgaggcaaaaagtttcagtgttttgcttcttaaatttaaggcaggatttgaacttcatGGTTCCAGACCCAGctctctatcctctgtgccactaGCTTCCCCCCTTTGATCCTGAAAATTCTATTGAGTCTAGAATCAGGGACCTGGTTTCTTTTAATCCATGAGTTGACACAAATCAGGTCATCAATATAATCTTGAGTAAGTCAGGTTGGCTCTatgaatgtttgtttgtttgtttgcttaatCCATAAAAGGCAGGCTACTGGaaattcccttccaattctatacCTTGATCATGTGAAATCTGAGCCTGAACTTAGTGACATGAACATCTGAGGATTTCTGAGATATCACAACATACTATAATTTCCCCCCAAATGAAATCCCCCTCCTTGTCCCAACCCCAAGACTCACAGGAGAAGGAGGCAGAGGATAAGTAGCGTCGAGATACCAGCTCCACAGAGGACACCTATGATGATACCCCTTCGGAAAACATGAGACAGATCGGTCCTATCTGGACAAAAGGGAAATTTGGGATGAATATGGGTGGTGGTCATATTGGACCCACTCTCCTCAGGATCCTATGCCCCAACTTCCTCATTCCCTAGCCTCTCACCTGGCACTAGCTGGAAGAGCAGAGTTTGGTTTCCTTGTGTGTTCATCCCCTCACAGCTAATAGTGATACTGGGGACTCTGTCCATTTTCATTATCAAGCTGCTGTTGATCCATGGTCCGGACTTGATAGACAGCACCCAGAAGTTGTCACTGTTATTGTTGTGATCAATATACTCTCCTCCTATCCACCAGCGCACTGAAGGAGCTGGCTCTGCTTGGACAGAACAGGTACAATTCAATCTCTCCTCAGCCCAGAAGCACGAAGGGCCGAACATCCTTGGGGCATCTGTGGGAAGATAAAGGAGACACTTTCCATTCCCCATCAAAGGCCAAATACCCCATGAAACTCAGCCCTCGCACACTCACATTGCACAGAGAGGGTCAGGGAGACCTCTTTGGAGCCCAGAGGATGCTGAGCAAGGCAAGTATATTCCCCCGCATCTGCTGGTCCCATGTGGGGCAGCTCCAGGTGCAGGACTCCATTATCTGAGAGCTGAGAAGAGGCCAGGGTTTGGTTCCTCAGTATCCAAGTCAGGGTAGCTGAGGGATTGCTGTTGGCAGCACAGAGCAGGTGTTGGGATTCTCCCTCCTTTACCACAAGAAGTGAGCTGTTtcctgtggggaaaaaaagctgaaaaagatCAGGATGTCCCATGAGTGAGAACTTGGAGGGCCTCAGAGATCACCTTGTTCCAACTTCACTGTACCCAACAGGGAATTGGGAGCTAGAAAGCTAAGGTGACTcctccaagatcacacaagaaaGGGACTAATTGGAAGAAGACAGGACCAAGCTCAGCCCAGTGAGGACTGCCAGGCTCTTCTCCCTCCACTCCATGGTACTCGGCTAGGTCACCAGAGGCAGAAAGTACAGTCCTTAGCTCTTTCTAGTACCAGCACACACTGAGATCATGTTCCCTGCCTATCCctcaaatccattttttctttatcttctctttcctccctccctttcttttttccttccttccttccttccttccttccttccttccttccttccttccttccttccttccttccttccttccttcctcctttcctttttccttcctcccctccgtTATTCCtaccttctgtccttccttctgtctGTCCTTCTTATATAATCTGCCTTTTTGGTTCATTGTACCATTAATGGAAAGATAATATGAGGAAGAGAGAGCGGGGAGGAGTGTATGGGGACTGAAAAGTCCACACCACGAGCCTAGGAATCTTACTTTATATGAGCCTAATGTAATCCTCAATTTCCAAAAGCCCTGATGTCTCAAATACTAAAAGTCCTGTACTTGCCATGACTAAATGCTAAGGATTAGTGTGGATGGCTAAAATCCAATTCTCAATTGGCCATGACTCAGAGACCCATTCCCTGTAGCCTCCTCCTATATAAACCCTTAAAAGTACCAGATCAGCCCTAAAACCAATGGATGTACCATGTTAGCAAAACATCCCCATGTTTAGTGGACAGAGCATTGCCCTGAGAACTGAAAGGCCAGGATGTGACTTGTACCACACAGACCAAGCCTGGAGAGGTCACTGCATTTAGACCTTGCATTTAAAGCTGACATCTCTCTGGTGCTGGTACTTGGGTGAACTAGGACAGGTCCTCCTCACAGCTTtcagcctcagctttctcatctgggGAATGGGGAGGAGAATGGTCCCATTCCTTACCTCATGGGACTGTTGGGGGGAAATAATTTCTAGCTCTTAAGGTCATGAGGACATGGGAGCTGTTCTCATTTCAAGAAAAGGAGCAGTCCTGGACAAGCAGAACTTAGACCTGCAGAATAAGAATTCCCGCATCTTCTGTATCCCTCGTCTACCCCACATCCACACTCTCAGAGTAAAAGCTGAAGCAGCTGGGGACCCTTTCTGCCATTATCCTGAGACTTTGTTAATTAATACCTGTTATACTGTTGTCCTGGGCGATGGAGATGGTCGCATTCTGCACAGGATCTACAAGAGAAGGGCCAAGCTGGCTGGGGGCTGGAGTTCTCTGCCCAGCTCAGCATTAGACTGAGAATATCAGAGTACAAGGGAGCTCAGAAGCCAGGTAGGGGAATCCCTCCTTGACTGACATTGGCACATGAAACCACGGACacttagagagagaaaagatgggaAACCCCAGACATGGCTCTGCTGGCTGCAGCTTTCCCTGCTCTGGTCCAGGACAAAGGCATCCGGTTTGTCAGAGCTGCACAAAGGGCCTGGTATgtgaatgcagggctgcttcctgccccttcctctcctcccccagcaCTCACAAGACACACTGAATGTCTGAGAAGCAGAACCTGAACCTACAGAGTGTGAATCCCTGCATCTCCTGTCTCCCTCATCTGCTCCACAACAACGCCCTCAGTGTAAAAGCTGAAGCAGCTGGGGACCCCTTCTGCCATTATCCTGAAAGTTTGTTAATTAATACCTGCTGTGCTGTTGTCCTGGGTGATGGAGATGGTCACACTCTGCACAGGATCTACAAGAGAAGGGCCAGGCTGGCTGGGGCTGGAGTTCTCTGCCCAGCTCAGCATCAGGCCCAGAACATCAGAGTACAAGGAAGCTCAGAAGCCAGGTAGGGGAATCCCTACCTTACTGACATTGGTACATGAAACCACGGACacttagagagagaaaagatgggaAACCGCAGACATGGCTCTGCTGGCTGCAGCTTTCACTGCTCTGGTCCAGGACAAAGGCATCTGGTTTGTCAGAGCTGCACTAAGGGCCAGGTATGTGGATTCAGGGCTGTTTCctgcccctcccttccctcccccagcaCTCACAGGACACATTGAGTTGGATGGTTCTCTCTGTGCTCAATTGGTGTCTAGTAAAGGTCAGCTGACAGGTGAGGTTGGTGCCATGATGCTGGTACCCAGGAATGAAGGAGAGCTCTGAGTAGGGGGAAGAACTGAGCACTTTTTGCTGGGAGGGGAGGGCAGCCCCCATCCAGGAGAATCTGAAGGTCTTATTTTCCTCACAGACCCAAGGAAATGAACAATTCAGAGTCACTGCTTTCCCCGACTCTAGATTCTCTGGAACGTAGATGTCTGGTTTCTGGGTCAAGCCTGGAGAGGAGAGTGACAGTGAGCCATGGcccggggtgggggagggagggaggagggttaGATCTCAAGTGCCCTTCAGGTATTGCCCCTCCACCATCCCTTTGTGCCTAATGTGTTCCCTCATAGAATGACCCCCTTGATAACTCTGCTCTTTGTCAGACTTCTGGGCATCCCATCATCCTCAATACCTGAATCAATCATAGATTCTGGATCAAGAGGAAATAGTTTTAAAGGCAATAGGGAAGaaccccttcatttcacagaaggggaaactgaatcctagagagaaatggaaaaattataaagTGCCCCAAAGACAGTCAGTCTGAAATCTGGGATTTAAAATTAGTTCTATTGAGAAGAGATTTGGAGTGCTTTCCAGCACAAGCCAAGGCCCCTCTCAGCCTTGCCCACAGTCCTAGTTCCTCCCAAAGAAAATCCCACTAAGTTCCCTCCCATTGCAGCTTTGGAGTTTTAGGACTGGTCTTCACACCCTTAGTTTTACTTGCTTCTCTTCCTAAGTGGGCTCCTCACTTGTTCCACCTGTTCTCTGACCCCTCCCACAGGGTCTCCAAGGCCAGCCCATTCCCCAGACCTCCCTCTTCATATAGTGAGAACCTCCCATGAGAGGAGCATCCTACCTGTCACATTCACATAAAGGGGATTCATTATAAAACTGAACTTGAGGCCTCCTCTTTCCAAACGGAAGACATATTCCCCAGTGTCTGAGAGCTTGGGGTCCATGATGCTCAGAGAGCAATTGAGCAGCCTGGGGTCCCCAAGAAGATAAAATCTGTCCCGGTCTTCCTCCTGCACCCAACGGAATGGGTCATTTGTGGCCACAGGATCACCATCTCTAACAGGAACCCCTTTTCTGAACCAGTAGCCATAAACAGGGCTGGGTGAATGGTATCGGAGTTCAGAGGCCCGAAAGGTGCAGGGAATGTGGACACACATCGCCTCCTGTACGGTCACCGAACGCTGCATCCGCAGTGTCTGGGACAGGGACCCTGAGGGCAGACAGAGGCCTGGTCAGCATCTCAAACTCTTCTCACCTCCCTCAGCCCCTCCCCCTTGAGACCCCACTCACCCTCCCAGAGCAgggacagcagcagcagcagcgacaGCATCCAGGAGACAGGAGAGAGCCGGGCTCTGTGGGGCACTGTGTCACTCTGCCAACACCATGGCTCCCTCTGCCCGTCTGTGTCAGGTTCAGGGCAAAGAGGAAGCTCCTACAGGAAGCCCCAGGGTGGGGACAGGGGGAGGACTATCTTCAAAAGGGGAAGCCCCGGCCCCTTCCCCAAATGGGCTCCTGTCCTCCTAGCTGAACTCAGTGGGAGGGGCTGCCTGCCTTGCTTGGGCCAGCTTCAGGGACATTCAGGACCAGGAGCTGAGGGAGAACAGATCTGGGCCCAGGCTGGGCCAGCATGTTGCATGGAATAGTGGGAATATATGGCTGATATGGGTGCAGGCACCAGCCGCCCCATACCTCTGCAACCTGGACTCATGAAGAGCTGAGccaaaatccagcctcagacatttgctgcAAGTCCtgcttgaacctcagttttcccatctgtcaaAGGGGGATAAGTAGAGCATCTTCCTCCCAGACTTGTTGGGAGATTCAAAGGCAGATTGCAAATTTGTGTCAATCATTGTTACAGTTTTACTCCCCTCTAAGAACTCCGATGCAGCTACACTAACAAGCTGCCTGGTCTTTAAACATGGCACTTCATTTCCCATCTGTACACATTTTCCTGGCTGTGAGAGCTTAACGATTCCTGCCTAGGCTGCCAGTTCTTCTTAAATGGAGTCCCGAATTTTGGGttctccttcttttcctggaTTCCCCTTTCCCAACTTCCTCTGTTCAGACCAATCTCCACAAGTTTCTCTGCAGTCTACAATCCCACTTAGATTTTGAGACCATCACCTTTGGGTATTTTCATCCTCCATCCTTTAGTCAGACTCTCGGCCACCTTGGGATACAGCCTTACCTTTTGGTGCCGTTGGCAGCCTTTTAGCCACCACAAATATGGCTGTGAATATTCCACAAGTTAGAggatctttccattttcttcatgaagtttgtaaaaaataaactttaagcaagtaaaaaatcaaaaaaagaacagCATTGAGCATGCTCATATGAGGAAAGCTGGGAATTAATTGGGGaaaagaatggaatggaatatttgGAGGAAGAGCCAAAGAGATGAGTGTTTCTTTCCCGTTATACCTAGGAATCAAAGGCAAAAGAGATGAAGacacttttactttttttattatagctttatatgcataggtaattttacagcactgacaattgccaaaacttttgttccaatttttcccctctttcccctcatcccctttccccgatggcaggttaacccatacatgttaaatatgttaaagcgtATATGTCCCAACAGtgattttgctgtacaaaaagaatgagactgaaatagtgtacaattagcctgtggaggaaatcaaaaattcaggcggacaaaaatagagagattgggaattctatgtaatggttcttagtcatctcccgaagttctttcactgggtgtagctggttcaattcattactgctctattggaagtgatttgcatcatctcactgctgaagagccacgtctatcaaaattgatcattatatagtattgttgaagtatgtaatgatctcctggttctgctcgtttcactcagcatcagttcctgtaagtctctccaggcctttctgaaatcctcctgttggtcatttcttacagagcaataatattccataacattcatataccacaatttattcagccattctccaatggatgggcatcccttcaatttccagtttctggccactacaaaaagggctgccacaaacgttcaTGCACATACAGGGAAGACACTTTTACTTGAATCACAAGCCTGATGGAGAAGCAGAGGCAGGAAAGGGCAGTGTTGGGGGATTTCACTTTTATAAATTTGCTGAGTCTCTCTGTTACAGGAGCCACTTGTTAGTGGCTGCTGGGTGTTACGGGAGCCACCTGCTGGTGGCTGCTGGGATCTacttctgaccagcagaatagatcccttcctGTGAGGATGATGGggatacaaggagactaagaagcagttgtattctctgacctctctcctcttccctcttgcctccactTTATTTCATTCCCCATTCACCAGCAATATCTGCGGCAGGAAAGGCTGCATTGCATTTCCCTCAGGGGtgctatgattcacagctgtggggggctcttggagaattgatccGCCCCTTCACTCTTGGCATGGACCttaatatctctgtctctgtctctcactctctctctctcctctctcttctttttctcctttcctttctctttccttatctctatttctgtcactTTCTCCTCTCACTCATTTCccttttaaacacacacacacacacacacacacacacatgcacacacctgTACACAGGCACACACATACATGCCCACTCACATTAACAGCAGCTGAGGATGGATTAAATTACTGATTTACACCAGTGCAGGTTTCTTCTTTTAAAGGGGGGAAGAAACTATCCCATTCTGCAGTTGATTGTACAAAAAGGACCTATTTGCTGGGGTGAACATGATCCTTAGCTTAGAGGGAAGGGGCCTCTTGAGGTTTTGAGAGAGAAGCAAAGTTCATCAGGGCATGATCTGGCAAAGACTCCCAATATTGGTGgagatttcaaagaattcagagcAAAGACAGgattccatcaaaaaaaaaaaacctgtcatgACTCAAAGGCTGTTAGTACAGGAAGGAAGAAGGACATTGAGGAATAAAATCCTGAGGACATGAAGGGAGGAAAAGTGGGATTCATAGGAAAAGGCAACTGTCCAtgcaaatggaattttaaaattcagtgatAGAGATGTCCGGGAGACAACAGCGGCAAAGAGAACAGAGGAGTGTGCCCCATAGAATAAAAATAGTACTTGGATTGCTGACACTCAGAGTGAGGAGAGTGGGGAGGGGTCTCCTATGTGTGACAGTCCGTGATCTCAACATCCTTCCAGCCCTGATGCTTGAGGAAGACCCAGAAACTGAGTGTGACGATGAGGATGAGATCAGAACATGTCCCTCCGCTGTGACCATGAGTTTATGGAAAGTTTCTATTCCTTTGTAGGTCTGTGTGTTTGTGGGATGAAATGAAGGCTGTCCTATGGCAAGGAGGCTGTGTCACCTTTGGGGCTTGCACAAAAGCCGTTGTTGAACTTTTACTCTCAGCTTCAGTGACCTGGAAATGAGACAATTATTGGCTTTCCAGCAAAAACGTCATTTGTTTGAGGCAGAGGTGAATAGGAAGTGCGCAGAAACCCAGGGACCCTCATTCCTTGGGGAGGTGGAGGACAAAGAAATTTTGACATCCAAATTTCtgatttcagatgatgaaacggAGGCCCACGATCTTGTCCAAAGTCAACCCAGGAGAAAATAGCTCCCAGCAGGATCCTGCCAGCTCTTATAGCTCTGTGGACTCTGGGGACAGCTGAGGGACTCTGCTCTAGGGTGGCCGGGGAATTGTTTGTGTGCAGGGTAGTAGGTCCCTTGCTAGACTTCCTCCCTCCATCATTTCCCCTTCAGGActgccctctccttcccccagggAGCAGGGATGGGAACAGGGTCATCTAAAGGAGCTGGCAGAATCAGTCCTATGAGTGTGCCTCATAGTCCCCAAAGCTGATCTGACCCCTGGAACCTGGCTAATGGGCCAAGGCCCCAGAGTTTCCAGGGGAGCCCACCCTGTTTTCAGAAGTGATAGAGCCATTCTCTCCCTGCCCTGGTCAGCCTCCGGGAAgtcttcctggaggaggtggctTGGCTTAAGTCTATCTCATGGCAACTGAGATTTTTAT
Proteins encoded in this region:
- the LOC127556438 gene encoding sialic acid-binding Ig-like lectin 5 isoform X1, with the translated sequence MLSLLLLLSLLWEGSLSQTLRMQRSVTVQEAMCVHIPCTFRASELRYHSPSPVYGYWFRKGVPVRDGDPVATNDPFRWVQEEDRDRFYLLGDPRLLNCSLSIMDPKLSDTGEYVFRLERGGLKFSFIMNPLYVNVTGLTQKPDIYVPENLESGKAVTLNCSFPWVCEENKTFRFSWMGAALPSQQKVLSSSPYSELSFIPGYQHHGTNLTCQLTFTRHQLSTERTIQLNVSYPVQSVTISITQDNSTADPVQNATISIAQDNSITGNSSLLVVKEGESQHLLCAANSNPSATLTWILRNQTLASSQLSDNGVLHLELPHMGPADAGEYTCLAQHPLGSKEVSLTLSVQYAPRMFGPSCFWAEERLNCTCSVQAEPAPSVRWWIGGEYIDHNNNSDNFWVLSIKSGPWINSSLIMKMDRVPSITISCEGMNTQGNQTLLFQLVPDRTDLSHVFRRGIIIGVLCGAGISTLLILCLLLLIKMFRKKSMTATPAASRGEAEDPKRSSWAGQSLDPISPAVDPAPNPAAPDDGPEELHYAYLNFQAVKAREDHGSTDPLTEYSEIKIQ
- the LOC127556438 gene encoding sialic acid-binding Ig-like lectin 5 isoform X2, which codes for MLSLLLLLSLLWEGSLSQTLRMQRSVTVQEAMCVHIPCTFRASELRYHSPSPVYGYWFRKGVPVRDGDPVATNDPFRWVQEEDRDRFYLLGDPRLLNCSLSIMDPKLSDTGEYVFRLERGGLKFSFIMNPLYVNVTGLTQKPDIYVPENLESGKAVTLNCSFPWVCEENKTFRFSWMGAALPSQQKVLSSSPYSELSFIPGYQHHGTNLTCQLTFTRHQLSTERTIQLNVSYPVQSVTISITQDNSTADPVQNATISIAQDNSITGNSSLLVVKEGESQHLLCAANSNPSATLTWILRNQTLASSQLSDNGVLHLELPHMGPADAGEYTCLAQHPLGSKEVSLTLSVQYAPRMFGPSCFWAEERLNCTCSVQAEPAPSVRWWIGGEYIDHNNNSDNFWVLSIKSGPWINSSLIMKMDRVPSITISCEGMNTQGNQTLLFQLVPDRTDLSHVFRRGIIIGVLCGAGISTLLILCLLLLIKMFRKKSMTATPAASRGEAEDPKRSSWAGQSLDPISPAVDPAPNPAAPDDGPEELHYAYLNFQAVKAREDHGSTDPLTEYSEIKIQ